One Thunnus thynnus chromosome 18, fThuThy2.1, whole genome shotgun sequence genomic region harbors:
- the bmp2b gene encoding bone morphogenetic protein 2b, with amino-acid sequence MVAVVRCLMVLLLAQVLLEGATGLIPEVGRRKYSESGKQTPEQSESFLNEFELRLLNMFGLRRRPTPSKQAVVPQYMVDLYRMHSANGDHSTKRPKSMGKHAERAASKANTIRSFHHEESMEALASLKGKTTQQFYFNLTSIPEEELITSAELRIYRDQVMGATSPSNSSRNSSTSNSAIAGGFHRINIYEMFGVPAAHGGEPLARLLDTRLVQDSLSRWESFDVSPAVSQWTSGKGHNHGFMVEVLHPEEGEIDGGHAQRRSRHVRVSRSLHQDQDSWPQARPLLVTYGHDGRGDSVLHTREKRQAALRKQRRKHQHKASCKRHALYVDFSDVGWNEWIVAPPGYHAFYCHGECPFPLADHLNSTNHAIVQTLVNSVNSNIPRACCVPTDLSPISLLYLDEYEKVILKNYQDMVVEGCGCR; translated from the exons ATGGTCGCCGTGGTCCGCTGTCTCATGGTACTGCTGCTCGCTCAGGTGTTGCTGGAAGGTGCTACGGGACTTATCCCCGAGGTCGGCCGGAGGAAATACAGCGAATCCGGGAAACAGACCCCAGAGCAGTCGGAGAGCTTCCTCAACGAGTTTGAGCTTCGGCTTCTCAATATGTTTGGACTGAGGCGCAGGCCGACCCCGAGCAAGCAAGCCGTGGTGCCGCAGTACATGGTGGACCTTTACCGCATGCACTCAGCAAACGGAGACCACAGCACTAAACGGCCCAAGAGCATGGGGAAACACGCAGAGAGAGCCGCCAGCAAGGCCAACACGATTAGAAGCTTTCACCATGAAG AGTCTATGGAGGCCCTGGCCAGCCTTAAAGGCAAAACGACCCAGCAGTTCTACTTCAACCTCACTTCTATCCCGGAGGAGGAGCTCATCACCTCCGCAGAGCTACGTATCTACAGGGATCAGGTTATGGGAGCTACATCCCCCAGCAACAGCTCCAGAAACAGCAGCACTAGTAATAGTGCTATTGCTGGTGGCTTCCACCGTATCAACATTTATGAGATGTTTGGGGTTCCTGCAGCTCATGGTGGGGAACCTCTGGCACGTCTGCTGGACACTCGGCTAGTGCAGGACTCTTTGAGCCGATGGGAGAGCTTTGACGTCAGCCCCGCTGTATCTCAGTGGACCTCTGGGAAAGGCCACAACCACGGCTTCATGGTGGAGGTGCTTCACCCAGAGGAGGGGGAAATAGATGGGGGGCATGCCCAGAGAAGAAGTAGGCATGTCAGGGTGAGCCGGTCCCTGCACCAGGACCAGGACTCGTGGCCTCAGGCTCGGCCCCTACTGGTAACGTATGGCCATGACGGCCGTGGGGACTCAGTGCTCCACACACGGGAAAAACGTCAGGCGGCACTCCGCAAACAACGCAGGAAGCACCAGCACAAGGCCAGCTGCAAGAGGCATGCCCTGTATGTGGACTTCAGTGATGTGGGGTGGAACGAGTGGATAGTGGCGCCCCCTGGCTACCACGCCTTTTACTGCCACGGGGAATGTCCGTTCCCCCTAGCAGACCACCTCAATTCTACCAATCATGCCATTGTGCAGACGCTGGTCAACTCAGTCAACTCAAACATCCCCAGAGCCTGTTGTGTGCCCACTGACCTCAGCCCCATCTCTCTGCTCTACCTGGATGAATATGAGAAGGTCATCCTTAAAAACTACCAGGACATGGTGGTGGAGGGATGTGGCTGCCGGTGA